A window of Terriglobus sp. RCC_193 contains these coding sequences:
- a CDS encoding ABC transporter permease: MNKLVVGNLVHRPLRSLISALAVAIEVIMILSIAAIMLGMLNGQKVRTTGIGGDMIAKPGTTSNLIGVSGAPASAKVQGVLEKLPHVKVAAPVYIQLTASGSLENIYGINYESFNALRPFVFKEGGPFNGPNSIIIDDVAASAGNGLHPGDQTKLLGRMFTISGVVEHGKGGRKFIPLETMNAINGTENRCSVFYIKTDDAPRWQSAVKDEIRGTDGLQQWDVQTLEEFLSQLTPEKYPGFNIGLRTVIGIAVVIGFLVIFQSMYTAVMERTREIGILKSLGASRTYIVSIVLRESGLLAVCGIILGVSATYGLRALLHVKTPQLEFAVTPSWVLTAVIIALVGATLGALYPALKAAAKDPIDALAYE, encoded by the coding sequence CGGTTGCGATTGAAGTCATCATGATCCTGTCCATTGCAGCGATCATGCTGGGCATGTTGAATGGTCAGAAAGTTCGTACGACCGGTATCGGCGGCGACATGATCGCCAAGCCCGGCACTACGTCGAACCTGATCGGCGTCAGCGGCGCGCCCGCATCGGCAAAGGTGCAAGGCGTACTGGAGAAGCTGCCTCATGTAAAGGTTGCCGCACCCGTATATATCCAGCTCACCGCCAGCGGATCTCTGGAGAACATCTACGGGATCAATTACGAAAGCTTTAATGCGCTGCGGCCATTTGTCTTTAAGGAAGGCGGCCCATTCAACGGTCCGAACAGCATCATCATCGATGATGTTGCGGCATCAGCAGGCAATGGGCTGCACCCCGGCGACCAGACGAAGCTGCTGGGACGGATGTTTACGATCTCCGGCGTTGTGGAGCACGGCAAGGGCGGGCGTAAGTTCATCCCGCTTGAGACGATGAACGCAATCAACGGGACCGAGAATCGCTGCAGCGTCTTCTACATAAAGACGGACGATGCACCACGCTGGCAAAGTGCCGTGAAGGACGAGATTCGTGGGACGGACGGCCTGCAGCAATGGGATGTACAAACACTCGAGGAGTTCCTAAGCCAGCTCACACCGGAAAAGTATCCGGGCTTTAACATCGGCCTGCGCACGGTGATCGGGATCGCAGTCGTCATCGGCTTCCTTGTCATCTTCCAGTCGATGTATACGGCCGTGATGGAGCGCACACGTGAGATCGGCATTCTGAAGTCATTGGGAGCATCGCGCACGTACATTGTCAGTATTGTCCTGCGTGAGTCCGGTCTGCTGGCCGTCTGCGGCATTATCCTTGGTGTCTCCGCAACTTACGGTCTGCGCGCCCTTCTGCATGTGAAGACACCGCAGCTTGAGTTTGCTGTGACACCGTCATGGGTCCTGACTGCTGTCATCATTGCACTGGTCGGTGCGACTCTAGGTGCCCTGTACCCTGCTCTGAAGGCAGCGGCGAAAGACCCCATCGATGCGCTGGCTTACGAATAG
- a CDS encoding ArnT family glycosyltransferase produces MQLAEGRYGGKKVLIVPALLLLMAAGFWGLHLVHLHADFPNRSPWVDWAKYTDEGWYGDAAIRHYLRGTWRLPGDFNPAAALPVWPLLEGLVFRFAGVGIVAARALTVFVFAAVLVCSFLLLRHEAREGEPKHLRWIFTAAAVLLMATSPFLYVFTRMAILEPLLVLLMLLSLLAAQAIRSAPTERQRVVLAIVVGVLVSLMIGTKTTAVFLLPSIAYMLADAAMWQRRRILRMAAVTGGTVVVLWGGYVLWLVSHGYWNDFLYLFAANNTTIAGLPFWETVGNTLKNGVWMGSLLYPLAIALVVLAGFHKKTWCDPLFVSLLLWVSGYLFFLAYHANMQPRYYVVVAVPLTLLMARAALHVTAWHPSASLAFASLLVLLVGREAHLTLSYVRHPEYTYQTAADRIERIVESDPTHSHTVLSISGSDLSLMTGLPSICDDFGTMDLEDRIAAYKPGWFVSWNSIEDDKMEALSKFYLLTRVAEFPAMDDPDRNVMIVYRLDAKDGVTPQRKHKQEKALPVSPG; encoded by the coding sequence ATGCAACTGGCAGAGGGACGGTATGGCGGGAAGAAGGTGCTGATTGTGCCAGCACTGCTTCTTCTTATGGCGGCCGGGTTCTGGGGATTGCACCTGGTGCATCTGCACGCGGATTTTCCGAATCGTTCGCCCTGGGTGGACTGGGCCAAGTACACCGATGAGGGCTGGTATGGCGATGCGGCCATCCGGCATTATCTGCGTGGAACGTGGCGGCTGCCGGGCGACTTCAATCCTGCGGCGGCGCTGCCGGTGTGGCCGCTGCTGGAGGGGTTGGTCTTTCGCTTCGCTGGCGTGGGAATTGTGGCCGCCCGCGCGCTGACAGTGTTTGTGTTTGCCGCGGTGCTGGTGTGTTCGTTTCTGTTGCTGCGGCATGAAGCGCGCGAGGGCGAGCCGAAACACCTGCGGTGGATCTTTACTGCTGCTGCCGTGTTGCTGATGGCGACCAGCCCGTTTCTATATGTGTTTACGCGGATGGCGATCCTGGAGCCGTTGCTGGTGTTGCTGATGCTGCTGTCGTTGCTGGCGGCGCAGGCGATTCGAAGCGCTCCCACGGAAAGACAGCGTGTGGTGCTGGCAATTGTGGTGGGTGTGCTGGTGTCGCTGATGATCGGCACGAAGACGACCGCGGTGTTTCTGTTGCCGTCAATCGCGTACATGCTGGCGGATGCAGCGATGTGGCAGCGACGGCGGATATTGCGCATGGCCGCGGTGACGGGCGGCACGGTTGTTGTGTTGTGGGGCGGTTACGTTCTGTGGCTGGTGTCTCACGGCTATTGGAATGATTTCCTCTACTTGTTTGCAGCAAACAATACAACGATTGCAGGGTTGCCCTTCTGGGAGACGGTCGGCAACACACTGAAAAACGGCGTGTGGATGGGGTCGCTGCTGTATCCGCTGGCGATTGCGCTGGTGGTGCTGGCTGGGTTCCACAAGAAGACGTGGTGCGACCCGCTATTTGTGTCGTTGCTGTTGTGGGTGTCGGGGTATCTCTTCTTCCTGGCATATCACGCGAATATGCAGCCGCGGTATTACGTGGTGGTGGCGGTGCCGCTGACACTGCTGATGGCGCGTGCGGCTCTGCATGTGACGGCGTGGCACCCGTCGGCGTCGTTGGCATTTGCTTCGCTGCTGGTCTTGCTGGTGGGGCGCGAGGCGCATCTGACGTTGAGCTATGTGCGACATCCGGAGTACACGTACCAGACGGCGGCGGACCGGATTGAGCGCATTGTGGAGTCCGATCCGACGCATAGTCACACGGTACTGTCGATTTCGGGGAGTGATCTGTCGTTGATGACAGGGTTGCCGAGCATCTGCGATGACTTTGGCACGATGGACCTGGAAGACCGCATTGCGGCGTACAAGCCGGGGTGGTTCGTGTCGTGGAACTCTATCGAGGATGACAAGATGGAGGCTCTGAGCAAGTTCTACCTGCTGACCCGCGTGGCGGAATTCCCGGCGATGGATGATCCGGACCGGAACGTCATGATTGTCTACCGGCTGGATGCCAAGGACGGGGTGACGCCGCAGCGGAAACATAAGCAGGAAAAGGCGTTGCCGGTTTCGCCGGGATAG
- a CDS encoding acyltransferase family protein: MSQTQQSARHFAPIDFRTRFPALDGLRALAICAVFADHYGGGSHGGKILNLINLLRGYGGFGVDLFFVLSGFLITGILYDTLGDSRYFFRFFARRSLRIFPIYYLVFAVLLLLTPIVLYQWHWGHALFLIYMGNFLGNYDFSYYSIESQRSHMLLANIGHFWSLCVEEQFYMLWPIAVFLLRKRRNIFIAGVTISLIAIALRAAEVAWQGPMVAERWIIRTLPFRMDALLIGGMLALLLRGPNADRIQRSCKWVFLAGAAASISVFVLSPEYDSPWRLIPGLTFIALAFAGLIGSTLRVGSPAYRIFNLKPLRILGKYSYGFYIYHLLFRWVWIEFLVWCAAKFHSMALAGIVALSTNFIVTFLVSKISYDYFESRFLRYKVHFEYDRELASHRHAFVTKS; the protein is encoded by the coding sequence ATGTCTCAGACACAGCAGTCGGCACGCCACTTCGCCCCCATCGATTTCCGCACGCGCTTTCCGGCTCTGGATGGTCTTCGTGCTCTCGCCATTTGCGCCGTCTTTGCCGACCACTACGGTGGCGGCTCTCACGGCGGAAAAATTCTCAACCTCATCAATCTTCTGCGCGGCTACGGAGGATTTGGTGTCGACCTCTTCTTCGTGCTCTCCGGTTTTCTCATCACTGGAATCCTGTACGACACGCTGGGCGACAGCCGCTACTTCTTCCGCTTCTTTGCGCGCCGCAGTCTCCGCATCTTCCCCATCTACTATCTCGTCTTCGCGGTATTACTACTGCTGACTCCGATCGTTCTCTACCAATGGCACTGGGGACACGCGCTCTTCCTCATCTACATGGGAAACTTCCTCGGAAATTATGACTTTTCCTATTACTCGATTGAGTCGCAGCGCAGCCATATGCTGCTGGCCAACATCGGCCATTTCTGGTCGCTTTGCGTGGAAGAGCAGTTCTATATGTTGTGGCCCATCGCCGTCTTCCTCCTTCGCAAGCGCCGCAACATCTTCATTGCGGGTGTGACGATCTCTCTGATCGCCATCGCATTACGCGCTGCGGAAGTTGCCTGGCAGGGACCAATGGTAGCGGAGCGATGGATCATCCGCACACTTCCCTTCCGCATGGATGCTTTGCTCATCGGCGGCATGCTCGCACTCCTGCTCCGTGGTCCGAATGCGGACCGCATACAACGGAGTTGCAAGTGGGTTTTCCTCGCTGGAGCCGCGGCTTCCATCTCCGTCTTTGTTCTATCGCCGGAATACGACTCGCCCTGGCGGTTAATTCCCGGCCTCACCTTCATCGCGCTCGCCTTTGCGGGACTGATCGGAAGCACCTTGCGTGTAGGTAGTCCCGCCTATCGCATCTTCAACCTGAAACCGTTGCGCATCCTGGGCAAGTACAGTTACGGCTTTTACATCTACCACCTGCTCTTCCGCTGGGTCTGGATTGAATTCCTCGTCTGGTGTGCCGCAAAGTTCCACTCGATGGCGCTGGCCGGCATCGTTGCATTGTCAACAAACTTCATAGTCACCTTCCTGGTTTCCAAGATCAGCTATGACTACTTTGAATCGCGCTTCCTGCGGTACAAGGTCCACTTCGAATACGACCGTGAACTCGCATCCCATCGCCACGCATTTGTAACGAAGTCCTAG